One segment of Theobroma cacao cultivar B97-61/B2 chromosome 9, Criollo_cocoa_genome_V2, whole genome shotgun sequence DNA contains the following:
- the LOC18589907 gene encoding THUMP domain-containing protein 1 homolog isoform X2 — MAIENKGKPNTATTKGKKRKQYLPHNKAVKKKGAYPLRPGVQGFFITCDGGRERQAAHEAINVIDTFFEELVHGKDLGEEPARLPNKPLNKKITFSYSDDEDDVDEEEGDDEGEEKEQNEVTKSDISRENDASQERLTNKDLDHYNLDDVCHGKATEETKGTKEDGVNIENQADNFMEPPAKKQCRETDTSKCETNGKEKSIDKLIEAELKELGDKSKRRFINLDSGCNGVVFVQMRKKEGDPGPKDIAQHMMTSAASTRKHMSRFILRVLPVEVACYASEEEITRAIKPLIAQYFPVETQNPWKFAVLYEARANSGIDRMKIINSVAKSIPAPHKVDLSNPDMTIVVEIIKTVCLIGVVEKYKELAKFNLRQLTSPKQ; from the exons ATGGCCattgaaaataaaggaaaaccCAACACTGCCACAACCAAAGGCAAGAAGAGAAAGCAATATCTTCCCCACAAT AAAGCAGTTAAGAAGAAAGGGGCATACCCATTAAGGCCAGGAGTTCAAGGTTTCTTTATCACTTGTGATGGCGGCAGAGAACGCCAAGCTGCTCATGAGGCTATTAATGTTATTGACACg TTCTTTGAAGAGCTAGTCCATGGAAAGGATTTGGGAGAGGAACCTGCAAGGTTACCCAATAAGCCtctaaataaaaagattactTTCTCATATAGTGATGATGAGGATGATGTTGATGAAGAGGAGGGTGATGATGAAGGAGAGGAGAAAGAGCAAAATGAAGTGACTAAATCAGATATTAGTAGAGAAAATGATGCTAGTCAAGAAAGACTAACAAATAAAGATTTGGATCATTATAATTTAGATGATGTGTGCCATGGGAAGGCAACAGAAGAGACTAAAGGTACTAAGGAGGATGGGGTAAATATTGAAAATCAAGCAGATAACTTCATGGAGCCACCAGCAAAGAAACAATGCCGTGAAACAGATACATCAAAGTGTGAAACCAATGGAAAAGAGAAATCTATTGATAAGCTTATTGAAGCTGAGCTCAAAGAGCTTGGAGATAAGAGTAAG AGGCGGTTCATCAACCTTGATTCAGGTTGTAATGGTGTTGTCTTTGTTCAAATGCGGAAGAAAGAAGGAGATCCTGGCCCCAAAGATATTGCACAGCATATGATGACATCTGCTGCATCAACAAGGAAGCACATGTCAAG GTTCATTTTAAGAGTGTTACCAGTTGAAGTAGCATGCTATGCTTCAGAAGAGGAGATTACAAGAGCAATAAAACCTCTCATTGCACAGTATTTTCCAGTGGAGACACAGAACCCTTGGAAG TTTGCTGTACTGTATGAGGCCCGTGCAAATTCTGGTATTGACAGGatgaaaattataaattcaGTTGCAAAGTCTATACCTGCACCACACAAAGTTGATCTTAGTAATCCTGATATGACAATTGTGGTCGAAATTATTAAG ACTGTGTGCTTGATTGGGGTTGTTGAGAAGTATAAGGAGTTGGCGAAATTTAACCTGAGGCAACTTACATCACCAAAGCAATAG
- the LOC18589907 gene encoding uncharacterized protein LOC18589907 isoform X1 produces MAIENKGKPNTATTKGKKRKQYLPHNKAVKKKGAYPLRPGVQGFFITCDGGRERQAAHEAINVIDTRYEILGCIVGGGSYARLNRVKALIFETISVRPQGAQAIPCKLVMGLHIELDFFEELVHGKDLGEEPARLPNKPLNKKITFSYSDDEDDVDEEEGDDEGEEKEQNEVTKSDISRENDASQERLTNKDLDHYNLDDVCHGKATEETKGTKEDGVNIENQADNFMEPPAKKQCRETDTSKCETNGKEKSIDKLIEAELKELGDKSKRRFINLDSGCNGVVFVQMRKKEGDPGPKDIAQHMMTSAASTRKHMSRFILRVLPVEVACYASEEEITRAIKPLIAQYFPVETQNPWKFAVLYEARANSGIDRMKIINSVAKSIPAPHKVDLSNPDMTIVVEIIKTVCLIGVVEKYKELAKFNLRQLTSPKQ; encoded by the exons ATGGCCattgaaaataaaggaaaaccCAACACTGCCACAACCAAAGGCAAGAAGAGAAAGCAATATCTTCCCCACAAT AAAGCAGTTAAGAAGAAAGGGGCATACCCATTAAGGCCAGGAGTTCAAGGTTTCTTTATCACTTGTGATGGCGGCAGAGAACGCCAAGCTGCTCATGAGGCTATTAATGTTATTGACACg AGGTACGAAATCTTGGGCTGTATTGTAGGAGGGGGATCTTATGCAAGATTAAATCGAGTTAAAGCTTTGATTTTTGAGACCATAAGTGTGAGACCACAAGGTGCACAGGCAATTCCTTGCAAGTTGGTTATGGGTCTCCACATAGAGCTTGAT TTCTTTGAAGAGCTAGTCCATGGAAAGGATTTGGGAGAGGAACCTGCAAGGTTACCCAATAAGCCtctaaataaaaagattactTTCTCATATAGTGATGATGAGGATGATGTTGATGAAGAGGAGGGTGATGATGAAGGAGAGGAGAAAGAGCAAAATGAAGTGACTAAATCAGATATTAGTAGAGAAAATGATGCTAGTCAAGAAAGACTAACAAATAAAGATTTGGATCATTATAATTTAGATGATGTGTGCCATGGGAAGGCAACAGAAGAGACTAAAGGTACTAAGGAGGATGGGGTAAATATTGAAAATCAAGCAGATAACTTCATGGAGCCACCAGCAAAGAAACAATGCCGTGAAACAGATACATCAAAGTGTGAAACCAATGGAAAAGAGAAATCTATTGATAAGCTTATTGAAGCTGAGCTCAAAGAGCTTGGAGATAAGAGTAAG AGGCGGTTCATCAACCTTGATTCAGGTTGTAATGGTGTTGTCTTTGTTCAAATGCGGAAGAAAGAAGGAGATCCTGGCCCCAAAGATATTGCACAGCATATGATGACATCTGCTGCATCAACAAGGAAGCACATGTCAAG GTTCATTTTAAGAGTGTTACCAGTTGAAGTAGCATGCTATGCTTCAGAAGAGGAGATTACAAGAGCAATAAAACCTCTCATTGCACAGTATTTTCCAGTGGAGACACAGAACCCTTGGAAG TTTGCTGTACTGTATGAGGCCCGTGCAAATTCTGGTATTGACAGGatgaaaattataaattcaGTTGCAAAGTCTATACCTGCACCACACAAAGTTGATCTTAGTAATCCTGATATGACAATTGTGGTCGAAATTATTAAG ACTGTGTGCTTGATTGGGGTTGTTGAGAAGTATAAGGAGTTGGCGAAATTTAACCTGAGGCAACTTACATCACCAAAGCAATAG
- the LOC18589908 gene encoding ubiquitin-conjugating enzyme E2 20 yields MATVNGYQGNTPVATSTGTKQSAPTAKTVDSQSVLKRLQSELMALMMSGDSGISAFPEEDNIFCWKGTITGSKDTVFEGTEYRLSLAFPNDYPFKPPKVKFETGCFHPNVDVYGNICLDILQDKWSSAYDVRTILLSIQSLLGEPNISSPLNTQAAQLWSNQEEYRKMVEKLYKAPNA; encoded by the exons atggCAACTGTTAATGGGTACCAGGGAAACACCCCAGTGGCCACCAGCACTGGAACAAAGCAGTCTGCCCCCACTGCTAAGACTGTTGATTCTCAATCAGTTCTTAaaag GTTGCAATCTGAATTGATGGCTTTGATG ATGAGTGGAGATTCTGGTATATCAGCATTTCCTGAAGAGGACAACATATTTTGCTGGAAAGGAACAATTACAGGAAGCAAAGACACTGTCTTTGAAGGAACAGAATACAGGCTCTCTCTTGCATTCCCCAATGATTACCCTTTTAAGCCGCCAAAGGTCAAGTTTGAGACTGGTTGCTTTCATCCCAATGTTGATGTCTATGGCAACATTTGCTTGGACATTCTTCAG GATAAATGGTCATCTGCTTATGATGTAAGAACCATACTGCTATCTATCCAGAGTCTGCTTGGAG AACCAAACATTAGCTCTCCTCTAAACACTCAAGCAGCTCAACTTTGGAGCAATCAAGAAG AGTATAGGAAGATGGTTGAGAAGTTGTACAAAGCTCCTAATGCATGA
- the LOC18589909 gene encoding uncharacterized protein LOC18589909, translated as MEPLYAKLYDKYDKLKKRKLSEMDDINRDQEEKFLSYVRAAEELIQHLKGENDKLHAEVNELRSEVASIMSSKEKQCADYQKILIEENQKYKALSEEVNRLQNVHQEGHLKGGKRHNVPMVSPGSAQVASEKVSGSSTRMMTRKRSRKSAAETEDSLVTPGLANRNVAMVSALAEDLSEKGPCCELLAHVQLPECCKDSLGANATASGTCLFQAFIECLVGMKLSTVNRTEGLCISALHQSSGYSFSLTWMNKAGGEESELLYRVSSLGTFERVAPEWMRDVIIFSTNMCPIFFERVARVIKLHC; from the exons ATGGAGCCTTTATATGCAAAGCTTTATGATAAATATGACAAGCTCAAG AAGAGAAAATTGTCTGAAATGGATGACATAAATAGAGATCAAGAAGAGAAATTCTTAAGTTATGTACGTG CTGCAGAGGAGTTGATACAGCACTTGAAGGGTGAAAATGACAAGTTGCATGCAGAAGTTAATGAGTTGAGAAGTGAAGTGGCCTCTATAAT GTCCAGCAAGGAAAAGCAATGTGCAGACTACCAAAAGATTTTGATTGAAGAGAATCAGAAGT ATAAAGCACTTTCCGAAGAAGTTAATCGGCTGCAAAATGTGCATCAAGAGGGACATTTGAAGGGAGGCAAAAGACATAATGTACCAATGGTCTCTCCTGGAAGTGCACAAGTTGCATCAGAAAAGGTTTCTGGTAGCTCCACTCGAATGATGACAAGGAAGCGTAGCAGGAAATCTGCTGCTGAGACAGAGGACAGTCTTGTTACTCCTGGTTTAGCTAACCGCAATGTTGCCATGGTGAGTGCATTGGCAGAAGACTTATCTGAGAAAGGTCCATGTTGTGAGCTTCTTGCACATGTTCAGCTG CCAGAATGCTGTAAAGACAGTCTAGGTGCAAATGCTACTGCTAGTGGTACTTGTCTATTTCAGGCTTTTATTGAGTGCTTAGTCGGCATGAAATTATCCACTGTTAATCGAACTGAAGGACTATGCATTTCAGCTCTGCATCAATCAAGTG GTTACTCATTCAGCCTAACATGGATGAATAAAGCAGGTGGGGAGGAATCAGAGTTGCTGTACCGTGTATCATCATTAGGGACATTTGAGAGAGTGGCACCGGAGTGGATGAGGGATGTCATTATTTTCAGCACTAACATGTGCCCTATTTTCTTTGAGAGGGTAGCTCGTGTAATCAAACTGCATTGCTAA
- the LOC18589910 gene encoding BTB/POZ domain-containing protein At1g30440 isoform X1 — MACMKLGSKTDAFRRQGQAWFCTTGLPSDIVVEVGEMSFHLHKFPLLSRSGVMERLIAEASEEGEEKCSINLPDIPGGAKTFELVGKFCYGVKLELTASNVVYLRCAAEHLEMTEEYGEGNLITQTETFLNQVVLRNWKDSLRALQTCDDIISHAEELNITKRCIESLAMKASTDPNLFGWPIMEHGGPMQSPGGSVLWNGISTGARPKNTSSDWWYEDSSTLSLPLYKRLIAVMDSRGIRQEIISGSLTFYAKKYLPGLNRRQGANDSNSSARLAPVALGAAPSEEDQKLLLEEIDRLLPIQKGLVPTKFLFGLLRTAMILRASPSCISNFEKRIGMQLDQATLEDLLMPNFSYSMETLYNVDCVQRILEHFLAMDQITGGASPCSVDDGQIIGSPSLTPITMVAKLIDGYLAEVAPDINLKLPKFQALAASVPDYARPLDDGLYRAIDIYLKSHPWLSESDREQLCRLMDCQKLSLEACTHAAQNERLPLRIVVQVLFFEQLQLRTSIAGCFLVSDNLDGSRQLRSGFAGSTEGGWASAVRENQVLKVGMDNMRMRVSELEKECSNMRQEIEKLGRGKGSSTWGNVSKKFGFRLKSQMCSAQEGSVSNQNNGSGKIEKVKDRQGKLKKN; from the exons ATGGCTTGCATGAAACTGGGATCCAAAACTGATGCATTTCGAAGGCAAGGGCAGGCTTG GTTCTGCACGACTGGACTTCCTAGCGATATTGTTGTTGAAGTTGGAGAAATGTCCTTTCATCTTCACAAG TTCCCTTTACTCTCTAGAAGTGGGGTTATGGAAAGATTAATTGCAGAAGCATctgaagaaggagaagaaaaatgtTCCATAAACCTCCCTGACATTCCTGGTGGGGCCAAAACTTTTGAACTTGTGGGCAAGTTCTGCTATGGGGTGAAACTTGAACTCACTGCCTCAAATGTTGTGTACCTTCGATGTGCTGCTGAGCATCTAGAAATGACTGAGGAATATGGGGAGGGCAATCTTATTACACAGACTGAAACCTTTCTTAATCAAGTAGTCCTCAGAAATTGGAAAGACTCTCTAAGAGCACTTCAAACTTGTGATGATATTATCTCTCATGCTGAAGAACTAAACATTACAAAAAGGTGCATCGAGTCACTAGCCATGAAAGCATCTACTGACCCGAACCTATTTGGGTGGCCTATAATGGAACATGGTGGTCCTATGCAGAGTCCTGGTGGAAGTGTGTTGTGGAATGGGATAAGTACTGGGGCTAGACCAAAAAATACAAGTTCAGATTGGTGGTATGAGGATTCATCAACTTTAAGTTTACCTCTTTATAAGAGATTAATCGCGGTCATGGATTCTCGTGGCATTAGACAGGAAATTATTTCTGGGTCTCTTACTTTTTATGCCAAAAAGTACCTACCTGGTTTGAACAGGCGTCAGGGTGCTAATGACTCTAATTCTAGTGCCCGTCTTGCACCTGTAGCATTAGGGGCTGCACCATCAGAAGAAGATCAGAAGCTTTTGCTGGAGGAGATTGATAGGTTACTTCCTATTCAAAAGGGCCTTGTCCCAACCAAGTTTCTCTTCGGACTGCTTCGAACAGCCATGATTCTTCGAGCAAGCCCCTCTTGTATATCGAACTTTGAGAAAAGGATTGGGATGCAGCTTGATCAAGCAACGCTGGAAGATCTACTGATGcctaatttttcttattccaTGGAGACACTTTACAATGTTGACTGTGTGCAGCGAATTCTTGAGCATTTTCTTGCCATGGACCAGATTACTGGCGGAGCCTCTCCATGTTCAGTTGATGATGGTCAGATTATTGGCTCACCTTCATTAACACCAATTACAATGGTAGCCAAGCTAATAGATGGGTACCTCGCGGAGGTTGCCCCTGATATTAATTTGAAGCTCCCTAAGTTTCAGGCACTTGCGGCTTCTGTTCCTGACTATGCCAGGCCCTTGGATGATGGTCTATATCGTGCAATTGACATTTATCTGAAG TCACACCCATGGTTGTCAGAATCTGACAGAGAACAGCTATGCCGACTGATGGACTGCCAGAAGCTCTCCTTGGAAGCATGCACCCATGCTGCACAGAATGAGAGACTACCACTAAGAATAGTTGTCCAAGTCCTGTTCTTTGAGCAGCTACAGCTTAGGACTTCAATTGCTGGTTGCTTTTTGGTTTCTGATAATCTTGATGGATCACGACAGTTAAGAAGTGGGTTTGCAGGGTCTACTGAAGGAGGCTGGGCCTCAGCTGTGAGAGAAAATCAGGTTTTGAAGGTAGGCATGGATAACATGAGAATGCGGGTTTCTGAGCTTGAGAAGGAATGTTCAAACATGAGGCAAGAAATTGAGAAGCTAGGTCGGGGGAAGGGTTCTAGCACTTGGGGAAATGTGTCAAAGAAATTTGGGTTCAGGTTGAAGTCTCAGATGTGCAGTGCTCAGGAGGGTTCTGTTAGCAACCAGAATAATGGAAGTGGAAAGATTGAGAAAGTGAAGGACCGGCAAGGAAAGCTCAAGAAAAACTGA
- the LOC18589910 gene encoding BTB/POZ domain-containing protein At1g30440 isoform X2 produces the protein MRFCTTGLPSDIVVEVGEMSFHLHKFPLLSRSGVMERLIAEASEEGEEKCSINLPDIPGGAKTFELVGKFCYGVKLELTASNVVYLRCAAEHLEMTEEYGEGNLITQTETFLNQVVLRNWKDSLRALQTCDDIISHAEELNITKRCIESLAMKASTDPNLFGWPIMEHGGPMQSPGGSVLWNGISTGARPKNTSSDWWYEDSSTLSLPLYKRLIAVMDSRGIRQEIISGSLTFYAKKYLPGLNRRQGANDSNSSARLAPVALGAAPSEEDQKLLLEEIDRLLPIQKGLVPTKFLFGLLRTAMILRASPSCISNFEKRIGMQLDQATLEDLLMPNFSYSMETLYNVDCVQRILEHFLAMDQITGGASPCSVDDGQIIGSPSLTPITMVAKLIDGYLAEVAPDINLKLPKFQALAASVPDYARPLDDGLYRAIDIYLKSHPWLSESDREQLCRLMDCQKLSLEACTHAAQNERLPLRIVVQVLFFEQLQLRTSIAGCFLVSDNLDGSRQLRSGFAGSTEGGWASAVRENQVLKVGMDNMRMRVSELEKECSNMRQEIEKLGRGKGSSTWGNVSKKFGFRLKSQMCSAQEGSVSNQNNGSGKIEKVKDRQGKLKKN, from the exons ATGCG GTTCTGCACGACTGGACTTCCTAGCGATATTGTTGTTGAAGTTGGAGAAATGTCCTTTCATCTTCACAAG TTCCCTTTACTCTCTAGAAGTGGGGTTATGGAAAGATTAATTGCAGAAGCATctgaagaaggagaagaaaaatgtTCCATAAACCTCCCTGACATTCCTGGTGGGGCCAAAACTTTTGAACTTGTGGGCAAGTTCTGCTATGGGGTGAAACTTGAACTCACTGCCTCAAATGTTGTGTACCTTCGATGTGCTGCTGAGCATCTAGAAATGACTGAGGAATATGGGGAGGGCAATCTTATTACACAGACTGAAACCTTTCTTAATCAAGTAGTCCTCAGAAATTGGAAAGACTCTCTAAGAGCACTTCAAACTTGTGATGATATTATCTCTCATGCTGAAGAACTAAACATTACAAAAAGGTGCATCGAGTCACTAGCCATGAAAGCATCTACTGACCCGAACCTATTTGGGTGGCCTATAATGGAACATGGTGGTCCTATGCAGAGTCCTGGTGGAAGTGTGTTGTGGAATGGGATAAGTACTGGGGCTAGACCAAAAAATACAAGTTCAGATTGGTGGTATGAGGATTCATCAACTTTAAGTTTACCTCTTTATAAGAGATTAATCGCGGTCATGGATTCTCGTGGCATTAGACAGGAAATTATTTCTGGGTCTCTTACTTTTTATGCCAAAAAGTACCTACCTGGTTTGAACAGGCGTCAGGGTGCTAATGACTCTAATTCTAGTGCCCGTCTTGCACCTGTAGCATTAGGGGCTGCACCATCAGAAGAAGATCAGAAGCTTTTGCTGGAGGAGATTGATAGGTTACTTCCTATTCAAAAGGGCCTTGTCCCAACCAAGTTTCTCTTCGGACTGCTTCGAACAGCCATGATTCTTCGAGCAAGCCCCTCTTGTATATCGAACTTTGAGAAAAGGATTGGGATGCAGCTTGATCAAGCAACGCTGGAAGATCTACTGATGcctaatttttcttattccaTGGAGACACTTTACAATGTTGACTGTGTGCAGCGAATTCTTGAGCATTTTCTTGCCATGGACCAGATTACTGGCGGAGCCTCTCCATGTTCAGTTGATGATGGTCAGATTATTGGCTCACCTTCATTAACACCAATTACAATGGTAGCCAAGCTAATAGATGGGTACCTCGCGGAGGTTGCCCCTGATATTAATTTGAAGCTCCCTAAGTTTCAGGCACTTGCGGCTTCTGTTCCTGACTATGCCAGGCCCTTGGATGATGGTCTATATCGTGCAATTGACATTTATCTGAAG TCACACCCATGGTTGTCAGAATCTGACAGAGAACAGCTATGCCGACTGATGGACTGCCAGAAGCTCTCCTTGGAAGCATGCACCCATGCTGCACAGAATGAGAGACTACCACTAAGAATAGTTGTCCAAGTCCTGTTCTTTGAGCAGCTACAGCTTAGGACTTCAATTGCTGGTTGCTTTTTGGTTTCTGATAATCTTGATGGATCACGACAGTTAAGAAGTGGGTTTGCAGGGTCTACTGAAGGAGGCTGGGCCTCAGCTGTGAGAGAAAATCAGGTTTTGAAGGTAGGCATGGATAACATGAGAATGCGGGTTTCTGAGCTTGAGAAGGAATGTTCAAACATGAGGCAAGAAATTGAGAAGCTAGGTCGGGGGAAGGGTTCTAGCACTTGGGGAAATGTGTCAAAGAAATTTGGGTTCAGGTTGAAGTCTCAGATGTGCAGTGCTCAGGAGGGTTCTGTTAGCAACCAGAATAATGGAAGTGGAAAGATTGAGAAAGTGAAGGACCGGCAAGGAAAGCTCAAGAAAAACTGA
- the LOC18589910 gene encoding BTB/POZ domain-containing protein At1g30440 isoform X3 translates to MSFHLHKFPLLSRSGVMERLIAEASEEGEEKCSINLPDIPGGAKTFELVGKFCYGVKLELTASNVVYLRCAAEHLEMTEEYGEGNLITQTETFLNQVVLRNWKDSLRALQTCDDIISHAEELNITKRCIESLAMKASTDPNLFGWPIMEHGGPMQSPGGSVLWNGISTGARPKNTSSDWWYEDSSTLSLPLYKRLIAVMDSRGIRQEIISGSLTFYAKKYLPGLNRRQGANDSNSSARLAPVALGAAPSEEDQKLLLEEIDRLLPIQKGLVPTKFLFGLLRTAMILRASPSCISNFEKRIGMQLDQATLEDLLMPNFSYSMETLYNVDCVQRILEHFLAMDQITGGASPCSVDDGQIIGSPSLTPITMVAKLIDGYLAEVAPDINLKLPKFQALAASVPDYARPLDDGLYRAIDIYLKSHPWLSESDREQLCRLMDCQKLSLEACTHAAQNERLPLRIVVQVLFFEQLQLRTSIAGCFLVSDNLDGSRQLRSGFAGSTEGGWASAVRENQVLKVGMDNMRMRVSELEKECSNMRQEIEKLGRGKGSSTWGNVSKKFGFRLKSQMCSAQEGSVSNQNNGSGKIEKVKDRQGKLKKN, encoded by the exons ATGTCCTTTCATCTTCACAAG TTCCCTTTACTCTCTAGAAGTGGGGTTATGGAAAGATTAATTGCAGAAGCATctgaagaaggagaagaaaaatgtTCCATAAACCTCCCTGACATTCCTGGTGGGGCCAAAACTTTTGAACTTGTGGGCAAGTTCTGCTATGGGGTGAAACTTGAACTCACTGCCTCAAATGTTGTGTACCTTCGATGTGCTGCTGAGCATCTAGAAATGACTGAGGAATATGGGGAGGGCAATCTTATTACACAGACTGAAACCTTTCTTAATCAAGTAGTCCTCAGAAATTGGAAAGACTCTCTAAGAGCACTTCAAACTTGTGATGATATTATCTCTCATGCTGAAGAACTAAACATTACAAAAAGGTGCATCGAGTCACTAGCCATGAAAGCATCTACTGACCCGAACCTATTTGGGTGGCCTATAATGGAACATGGTGGTCCTATGCAGAGTCCTGGTGGAAGTGTGTTGTGGAATGGGATAAGTACTGGGGCTAGACCAAAAAATACAAGTTCAGATTGGTGGTATGAGGATTCATCAACTTTAAGTTTACCTCTTTATAAGAGATTAATCGCGGTCATGGATTCTCGTGGCATTAGACAGGAAATTATTTCTGGGTCTCTTACTTTTTATGCCAAAAAGTACCTACCTGGTTTGAACAGGCGTCAGGGTGCTAATGACTCTAATTCTAGTGCCCGTCTTGCACCTGTAGCATTAGGGGCTGCACCATCAGAAGAAGATCAGAAGCTTTTGCTGGAGGAGATTGATAGGTTACTTCCTATTCAAAAGGGCCTTGTCCCAACCAAGTTTCTCTTCGGACTGCTTCGAACAGCCATGATTCTTCGAGCAAGCCCCTCTTGTATATCGAACTTTGAGAAAAGGATTGGGATGCAGCTTGATCAAGCAACGCTGGAAGATCTACTGATGcctaatttttcttattccaTGGAGACACTTTACAATGTTGACTGTGTGCAGCGAATTCTTGAGCATTTTCTTGCCATGGACCAGATTACTGGCGGAGCCTCTCCATGTTCAGTTGATGATGGTCAGATTATTGGCTCACCTTCATTAACACCAATTACAATGGTAGCCAAGCTAATAGATGGGTACCTCGCGGAGGTTGCCCCTGATATTAATTTGAAGCTCCCTAAGTTTCAGGCACTTGCGGCTTCTGTTCCTGACTATGCCAGGCCCTTGGATGATGGTCTATATCGTGCAATTGACATTTATCTGAAG TCACACCCATGGTTGTCAGAATCTGACAGAGAACAGCTATGCCGACTGATGGACTGCCAGAAGCTCTCCTTGGAAGCATGCACCCATGCTGCACAGAATGAGAGACTACCACTAAGAATAGTTGTCCAAGTCCTGTTCTTTGAGCAGCTACAGCTTAGGACTTCAATTGCTGGTTGCTTTTTGGTTTCTGATAATCTTGATGGATCACGACAGTTAAGAAGTGGGTTTGCAGGGTCTACTGAAGGAGGCTGGGCCTCAGCTGTGAGAGAAAATCAGGTTTTGAAGGTAGGCATGGATAACATGAGAATGCGGGTTTCTGAGCTTGAGAAGGAATGTTCAAACATGAGGCAAGAAATTGAGAAGCTAGGTCGGGGGAAGGGTTCTAGCACTTGGGGAAATGTGTCAAAGAAATTTGGGTTCAGGTTGAAGTCTCAGATGTGCAGTGCTCAGGAGGGTTCTGTTAGCAACCAGAATAATGGAAGTGGAAAGATTGAGAAAGTGAAGGACCGGCAAGGAAAGCTCAAGAAAAACTGA